gtgtgtgtgtgtgtgtgcgtgtgtgtgtataatggcatattcctcagccataaaaaggaatgaaatcttgccatttgcactgaCATGGATGGGAttagagagtattatgcaaaATGAGATAAGTCagttaaagacaaataccatatgatttcactcatatgtggaacttaagaaataaacagataaacataggggaaaagaagaaacagaagcaaaccaggaaacaggcTATTAATTATgcacaacaaactgagggttacgggaggggagGTATGTGGGGAATGGTTTCAATGAAgcatgggtattaaggagggtacttgtgatgagcactaggagTCGTATGTAAGGGAAGGATCGATCACTAGATTcaacacctgaaacaaatattacacggTATCTTAActcaaaggaattttttaattaaaaaaaaaagaggaaacaggttAAAATATGAAGGGAAAGTTTACACAATATCACAGTgtgcaataaaattttatttagaaaaattcaaCATATTCCTACAAAATATGGCcaggaaaaattaataacataCAGAGATGCttgcttatttaattttaggTGGCAGAGAGgccacaaaacaaaatttaaaaaaattttcccataaaaatgtaaatattcttcATATGAGGAATCATCAGAAATAACATGAACAGCAATCATCAAACTGATGTATGTCTTTTATTACTTAAAAGTATGTTTCAATTATTCTTCTGTTCCAATTAAAACATATTCCTTTCATAAGAGTGCAGTTGAGAcaacaaagaagacaaacaatcTTAAATGATATGCCCTAATATTAATAAAGGCACAGTCAACTGGTTATGCTCAAGCATAACTAGTCATAAGTGCTTATGACTAAGTTGATGACTCCCAGAGAAAAATTTacccacagaaaaaaattaacaaaaagtttaaaaaatagcaaaagccATATTCAGAGCATTAAATGCAGCAATTCCCCATCCTAAAAAAACAATCAAGCATGTTCATGGAGATATGAGTTAATCCTTGCAATAATAGGATACAATATGACAGAAGCTTGCAAGACAAACTGTATGCAAAGAAGGTGCACCAAATTCATTGTAATAAGAGATTACAAGTacgttttgctttttttttcaaaatttaattttaattttgttccaaAATTGAAAAACCCTTTAGTATTTTCCAATTTACTTTTCTACAATTCATATGCAATATTCTTGTAACTAATTTCAAGTATGGTCGAATTTTCTGTATAATACTTCAAAAGTGATGTTCACTAAAAATATTTAGTCTGTATGAAAATACAAACATTATACTATCAAGTGAAAACTTAGTATTCAAACTTGTATAGGGCAAATGATTCCAATTGTGTCTCAGGAATTATAAGAATATGTATGCGTATCAAATCattgagaaaaatataataaaatacaaacagaaggggcgcctgggtggctcagtcggttaagcagccgacttcggctcaggtcacgatctcactgttcgtgggttcgagtcccgcatcaggctctgtgttgacagctcagagcctggagcctgtttcagattctgcccctcccccactcgtgctctgtccccctctgtctcgaaaataaataaacattaaagaaaattttaaaaataaataaataaataaataaataaataaataaataaataaataaatataaaatgcaaacagAAGTTGCCCACTGGAGTAGGAAATGTCACCAATAAATGTCATTGCCTcacatcagtttatttttttaatttgtatatggcaaacattgttgaaagaatcAGCCTCATTCAATCAACTGAGACCTAAGAATGGAGCCTAACTTACTAAAACTGCAGGTCATTTAAGTATTGTTCTGGAAAAGCATTTGAATACATTACTGTAAATACAGGAATTGATTTCACATAAGCATTTACTACTGCCATCTTAGTTAATATCCAAGCACACAATATTAGAACACCgacatttaagataatttttagaaaatttaacttACATTTCAATATGAAGCCATCAGCTTGACTAATAACACGTAGGTTCATGTGCTAACGTGTTGAATTATACACCTCTTCATATAACTTCTTTACTATTACTTTTCACgatagaaattttggaaaatactgcAACAGCCTTATTCACCAAATAATGAGTCACAGACACTTTTATGAACCAAAGTAAACATTAGGTGTTCTCCTCAGAAAGATAAAGACACACCGCTCATTTGTAGAATGTTTCGGGGCATTCTTAGGTCTACAGAGCCAATTGATAGACTCTATTTATTAAGTCTGAATAAATTGGATCTAAGTCAGAAGtactaaatgaaatatatatctaGATTTCTATTATACTATGATTGAACTGGATCCATGATTCTGAAAACTTATAAGCAGGTGTTGAgggtatttttttcaaaattgaggagcataaacaatatttataataagACAAAACTTTTTCAGGATATCTATAATATTGGTtgggaaaaaatatggaaagcttAAACTTATAGGGGATCCATATATTTAAAAtccccccggggcgcctgggtggctcagtcggttgggcggccgacttccactcaggtcatgatctcatggtccatgagttcaagccccgcgttgggctctgtgctgacagctcagagcctggagcctgtttcggattctgtgtctccctctctctgaccctcccccgtacatgctctgtctctctctgtctcagaaataaataaacgtttaaaaaaaaaaataaaaataaaataaaattcccccAATGTAATATAGTGATTACTCAGGCACAAGACCATTGATCTATATCACTCAttgaagaataaattatttcataattctcttttaaaatgtttaaaactaatCACTCTATTTTGAACCTCATTATGGCTCTCTAGACCATATAATTCAGAGGAGATGAATCTCCCATGTTCCAATCAAACTGaattaattctaatatttatCCCCAGGAAAATAAAGACGTTAAAGTGTTTTTGGGAATTATTGGAAACTACACAATTTacattctgagatttttttttgctaaggAAAATACTGTTTCaacattacaatttttattaaagcTATTACTTTGTGGAGAAATTTGCTAATGTCATTGAGAGTTTATGTGATATTCCATCATGACTATAGAGTAGTAGGTTTGCCCTGTGAAGGGACCCACTATGTTATTACAGACACTCAGTAATTACAATGAACAAATGCTACACTGCAGTTTTATGAAAGAGATTTCCCTGAATGACTTGCTGCATAGCATGGATCACATGCTTGTTTCTTAAACTGTAGATCAGTGGGTTCAACATTGGGCTCAAGAAAGTATAAAAGACTGCAATTATTTTGGACTCCTCCACAGACTTCTCAGATGGGGTCCTTAAGTACATGCAGAAGAGGGTTCCATAAAATAGGGTGACTGTTGTCAAGTGGGAACCACAAGTAGAAAAGGCCTTGTGCCTGCCTTCAGCAGAACGGATCCTCAAGATGGCTGCAATAATGAGAAGGTAGGAAAGGACAATGATGAAGAGAGAGCTTGACAGGGTCAAGCCAGCGACTACCAACATCGCCATCTTTTTGACATAAGTGTCAGAGCAGGCCAACATTAACAGAGGAGGATCTGCACAGTAGAAATGATTGATTTCAAGGGAGCCACAGAAGGACAAGTGAAAAGTCAGCAGTGTCTGGGAGAGTCCATTAAGGAAGCCACAAGTATAGGGGACCATGACTAGAGAGATACAAACGTTCTTAGACATTCTGCTAGTGTAACGTAAAGGGCTACAAATGGCTACATAGCGATCCAATGCCATCGAAGCCAGCATGTAAAGCTCAGTGATCACCAGGGCAATGAAGAGAAGACACTGTGTGAAGCATCCAGCATAGGAGATGGTCTTCTGGTCGGAGAGGAAGTTGTGCAGCATGTTTGGAGTGATATTGGAGGAATAGCCAATGTCCACGAAGGAGAGGTGGctaaggaagaagtacatgggtgtTTGGAGGTGAGAATTGGTCCTGATCAGCATAATCATGCAGAGATTGCCTGCCAGCGTGATCAGGTAGATCACCAGAAACACCCCAAACAGGATCTTCTCCAGGACAGGGTCGTCTGTGAGTCCCAAGAGAATGAATTCTGTCACTGTAGTGTGGTTTAGGGAAGACATTCTCTTATCCCTTTTAAActgagagtgacagagaaagtgagaaatTCCATCTGATCCAGAGTCTCTGTTTATTCCACCcatttcatcatttattcattgatatATTCATCTACCAGAAAATTTCTCTTCTAACAATACATCAGAACGTCTACATAAATATTTAGTACATGTCACTGTACTGTCTTTTTGTCCTATATCTCAAATGccaaacatacacacactttctctgtctcctgtgtatatatattcatatatgcacATTTCATATTAATTATTATCTACTAATGTATAATATTACGTattttatgtatacacatgtTCATACATTTATGCCTTTCTTCCCAGGGAACTCCATATTTGAATTTGGTCAcactttgagaaaaagaaaacccgtGAGATGaaattcagcaatgaaaaggtgCAAGaaaggttgcctgggtggctcaatcagttaagcttccaacttcggctcaggtcatgatctcacagttcacaggttcaagctcacatcgggctctgtgctgacagtttggagcctggagcctgctttgaattctgtgtctccctctctgtctgcccttcccccacttgtgctctgtctctctctcaaaaaataaataaataaactttaaaaaattaaaaagaaaaaaaaagattaactcaATTTGGGggacttggctggctcagtcggttaagcgtctgactttggttcaggtcacgatctcacagttcgtgggttcaaaccctgtgtcaggctctgtgcttacagcccagagcctggagcctgctttggattctatttccccgcctgtctctgcccctcctgtgcttgtgctctgtctctcatctctaaaataaataagtagatagatagatagatagatagatagataaaatagatctttttttaaaataagaaaagatgcaGGTAATTAGCATCATTCAAAGGGACAAAAATGAGCTTGCATTTCTAATGTCCCACGAACAATGATACATTATTGTTTCAGATATAACATGGAAGATAAATCTTTAGTACCATATTTTCTCCTTAAATCTACAGCCGTCTGGCTTGATTTcattcagaaacatttatttatgagattCATCTCTTGATACTTGGCTAACAGTTTACAGAATAAAGAATTATTTCTGCTCTGTAAATtgacacattcatttattcatttacactGTAAAGGCTGATTTGTTTTTTCCGTCCTAGGTTCTGTGGTTATCACAGTGAACAAACACCCCAACCTCATGCTGCATATATTGTAGGAAAATGAACAGATATCAGACACATAGACAAAGAGATATATCATTATGTTAGTTAAAAGCAagggctatgaagaaaaataaagacggAATGCATTTAGgtgcattttttcctctttatcgGGATACAAATCTCCACACAAAGAACATAACCTATTTTTAGTAAACAATGTAGAACGTGACCTACCTGGAAAAAGCTGATTTACCGTGTTTTGTAAAATCAAGGTGGGAAGATTTATAATGTATTTCTTAAGTATATTCCGtagagtattaaaaaataattctaaaaaagtaattaaaagagTCTTTGTTCCTCACAGGTATAACCTTAAATTGATGCTCTGAGAACTGAATTCTCCTTTGAGGCCAATATCCCTatctaacatatatatatacactgctTAGTTCTGTGCATGAGATCTTTAGCACAATTAGCAAAATTAGCCCTCCGTTTTAATACTATTggaagaaggaagacaaagatagataggttttgctttttttaatatggtaGAGTGGGAATTCCAATTAGAAAGTCTGTTTTTCCCTGTGAACACTAAGGTGACTTCAGCTAGTGAGACTGCAGACTAAGAAGGTACTGTAGGTGAGTGATTTGAGGAGCACAAAGACCAGGAAAACTGCAGACTAGAAAAAATACTCACCTCAAGTAATTCTGACAAAGGATCTATGTCCAGAATAAGTGCATATCCTCCATAACTAAGGGATGAAAATATAACCAGCCCAGTAAAAAAGAATCTGAAGTGAACAGGCTCTTCATAAAAGATATCTGAACAGCCAATaactgcagggaaaaaaaatgtcgATCACTAGAATTGtcaagaaaagcaaattataacTACATCCGGATGCTTCTTCACACCCAACTCAAGAGCAAGAATTAAAACAGATTgagaataaacagacaaaaatgacaATGCGAAATAACGTAACTCTCCTAATGCATCCCTTGAGGGAATATAAAGTCATTCAGCGACTTTGGAAAATGGGTCTACCTCCTAAAATTTCTCATAGACTTACAGTTTCTTACTAACCTGTGACGAAACAAGTATTaagtatttattcaagaaaatagaTGACACTTATCCACAAAGAAACTCAAACATATATTAGCAGACACATAGGCAAACAATTTGTGGTATGTCCAGATgtggacacaaaatgaacaaaactttttaaaaatttggaagagaaaggagacGAGTTTTATTTGAGCCCAAGGTGGGACAGATGCCCAAGATACACAGTCTTCAGAAAGAAGAGAGTGCTCGGGGGGgaacaccatatatatatattatatatatatatatatatatatatatataatatatatatattacataaggAGTTACAAATTACCATGATGAAGGACATTCCAGAAAGTTACAAACCTAATCTTATGTTTTTAGTATGTGCATGGCTGCATGACTTTAATCTTAGGGGAATCAGGaaggttttgctttttgttttgttttgttttgtttctttatgtttgggaTGCTTCTTCTtggtgatttctttatttttatttttttaatgaagcagaTAGATGTGTGCTCGGGGGAGAAACAACCCATGCTTTGAGCCTTTGCGGACTCACTTGGACCttggtaaattttaattttttttggtgtttatttatttttgagacagagagagacagagtgtgagtgggggaggagcagagagagagggagccacaaaatctgaaaaaggctccaggctctgagctgtcagcacagagcccaatgcggggctcgatctcactaaccatgagatcatgacctgagctgaagtaggatgcttaccgactgagccacccaggcaccactggaccttggtaaattttaaataataactttccTGGTAGCCCAGGAGCAGGGCCCCCAATGTTATTGAAAATCTCCTTTGTTacatataatagaaataaaaaaaaaaacctgagtaaCGCAACTTAAATAAATCCTGAAGACATACTACAGAAAATGACCAGCTTCCTAAAAGCAGGGGAATGGCCTCTCCCAAACCTGTTTCTCCGTAAAATCAATGAGAACACTGGCAGAGTGGTCAAATCAACTTCTTCGGACTTTTGGAAAGTAACCAAAGGCTTGCAATAAACCTAGGATTgcttattcaaataaaaatggcagAATCTGGTATGAAGGTTGACCTCTGTGGTGTTTTATGTGCCCCGTTCCCATTCCCCATCCTCAGCAGCTTTGAAAACATGCAATTGTGATCGCATGGCTGCATGCACTGCCAAAATTCAATCAAAATTTCTATCTTTCATTGTGAGTATATGTACCTCCATAAATTTGATTTAAAGGTCACTTTTATTTCCACAGGGTCAAGCAGATGAAGTTATTCACTAGATGCTTAATACTGACAAAATATTTGTTACTAATAAAGTGTAACAGCAAAGGTATGATGTGATCGGGACTCTTTCCAGCCTTAAACTAATGCAATTCAAGAGCAACCATTTCCTtcccctcaaaaaatttttaggaAACACTTCAAGGATGGAATCCAGAAAGCTATGTAGAtaatcttttttcccttctcttttcttggtTCCCAGTTTCAGAGACCTTGGTTTTAAAAAACATGAGAAGATGAAAGACAAGCAGCTAAGGAGAAGTAGTTAGATGAAGAATTTTAAGTAGTAAATGGGAGTGGTCAAAGGAAATATACGAGAGTTCTCTCCACGAATCTTCATCAGCCTTATGCAGTATTACGTGCTGGGCACCATGGCCTCTGACAGGTACATGGCCATCTGCCATCCCCTACAATACAACAGCAGAATGTCCAGGCCCCTTTGCATCTGCCTTGTCACTGCCCCCTACCTCTGGGTACCATGGTGGGCACAATGCAGGTACTATTGACCTACCGCTTATCCTTTTATGGACACAACATCATCAACCATTTCTACTGTGCTGACCCACCCCTCCTGATGCTGACAGGATCAGACACTTACAGAAAGCAGGCTGCTCTGTTTGTGTGTGGGGATTAACCTCACCGTTCCATCCTTATATCCTACTCATCATCCTTATctcctacattttcattttcaccacCATCATGAGGATCCCTTCCAGCAAAGGCCAATGCAAAGCCTTCTCCACCGGTGGCTCCCACCTGATCGCTGTCGCCATGTTTTTGGGGTCCCTATTCTGTATGTATCTGAGACCAGCCCCTGAGCAGTCTGTTGAACAGGGAAAATTGTGGCAGTGGTTTGTATCTTTGTGAGTCTCATGCTGAATCTATTtatctacagcctgaggaacaaagatgtgaagcaggcttTGAGAACAGGGTGTCGGAGGAACTTTGGCACAATGGAGAAAAGGTGTATTTTGACAGTCTCccaatgaaaaaaaacaaaaacgtgtcaaaaacaatgaaaaagcaaCCCCTGTTGGTTGTACCTGAATGCAATTCTCTGGAGTAACACTAACATTGATTATATATGCACAGCTTCTGGCCAGGTGAGAATCCTAATGGCAGCCATGAAAAGGACAGTTGTTTGTAGATGATGACAGGTGGGAAACACAAGAGCAGAAGTCAGCTGCTTATAATTAAGCAGGGTCCCCTAGTCTCATTCAAGAACTCCCTTCCCCTTGATCAGTCTGCAGACAAGTCCTTCCTTTCAGCTCATAGGTCCACAATATTGACCATCACTGAGCTATTCTTATGAGCAAAGTGCAGGGCTTTGCAGTATGTTTCCTGAATATGAAAACAATTTACATTCACTTGATACACTACATAGTTTCCTTTAATGAAAGCTGATTATCTTCTCTAAAAAGGCTGAAAACTCTAATTCTGCATATTTGTTTCAATACGTTCGTTTTTGGTACATTCTTATGTCTACTTATCCAGAGTAGAAAACCAtctgtgctttattattttcacaaAGAATCTGATAGTTGACGTCTTAATTAACCAACACATTTGTTTCGATAGTTTTCCTTAATCAAAGCAGATACCTATAGGAATGGGCGAAACCCATTCTGGATATAGAAATTTCATGGCCTCCATTAGAGGCTTTTATGATTCTGTTCCGACCTTATTGACAATTACTTGCTCTGTGATTCTGCATATTACCTTGCTGTTCCGTTCATGTGTACccataaactatttttaaaatagcagctATTCTAAGCATGGAAATTTGGGTTTTACTAAACCCAACTAACTCGTAGCACAGCCATATTCCAGATTGCTTGATACTTTTTGAACTTGGCTTTACTTAAGTGAATTAATATAGCTTACCATTGATATGACATATTTAGtacatcttttccttttaatatttcagcagtttttatttttctctctttaggaAAATCTTTCTCCATGTAAGTTTCAGCTTCTGATCAGTTATTACATGAAGATAAGTTTCTACAGTtttaatcttctttctttctttccttttggacgTAGCGACGTGTACCGTCGCCACCACCAAATGGGTGCtcaagttttcctttctcctcaaaaGCGTTGTGAGTgttatttcattgtgtgtatgtgtgaatacaGTAGATATAAAACCATCACAGAGGACATTAGTGCATCAGATACAATTTATTGGAACCAAAATTTGTTTTACTTCATCTCCATGACACGGTACTTCTAGCTATTGTGATGATGATGTTACAGCACAAGAAGAATTCTTCATTTGGTGGAACTTTCTTTGGGTTGATAGAGTTTTGAGCgtcaaagaaaaaattgttttcctggggcgcctgggtggcgcagtcggttaagcgtccgacttcagccaggtcacgatctctcggtccgtgagttcgagccccgcatcaggctctgggctgatggctcagagcctggagcctgtttctgattctgtgtctccctctctctctgcccctcccccgttcatgctctgtctctctctgtcccaaaaataaataaacgttgaaaaaaaaattaaaaaaaaaaataaagaaaagaaaaaattgttttcctgattAAAAGTATGCAGATAAAGATACTGATATTTACTTTCCCCAAACCTCACCCCTACAATATACATAAGCATAGTCTGTTTCCTCAAATTAATTGGAAGaacagtgtatttttttatttaggtaCAGTGGGAATTCAACGTTACATTcgtgtcaggtgtacaacatagtgattcgccATCTGTATATGTCATGTTGTGCTGACCATCGaggtagctaccatctgtcaccatgctaTGCTAGTACAATATCACTGATGATACTCCCTgtgttgtgccttttattccaaagacttattcattccataactaaaAGCCTCTGTATCCCAGTCCCCTTCATCAATTTTTCCATCTCCCCACCAACATCTCCTCAGACAACCATGACTGTGTTCTTTCTGTCTACAGGtctttttgttcgtttgtttattcatttgttttatttttgagatgccACATAAATCTTTCTCAGTCTAaatgacttcacttagcataatgccttctacCTCATTGATGTTGTCACTAAGAACATGAGCTTTTCCCACTTTATGGCTGCATAgcattccattatgtgtgtgtgtgtgtgtgtgtgtgtgtataccatatcttccttatctgtttgtctattgatggacacttagatttctgaaacacagtatttttaaggggaaaaataaggGGAACTTGGATTGAAAGGAATCTGCATTACCATCAACTTCCATTACTATTAGGGAACTGTTTGGAGCCCTTGTTTTTCCCACTTTCCTATTTGAAATCTAACAGTAATAAAGATCTTTCAGTTTATATCTTAAGATCAGGACTGTACTGGTAACATaccttttttttgcctttttttttgtacatataCAAGAAATTGTTGTTTCTTTTCGAAAATTAGTATATGCATATAAACAacaaattttacttttccttaatCTTAGTGTTTAACAAAGTTATATTGTAAACATCATTGTACCctatttccttctaaaattcTCTGTAAAATCTTTTGGCCTTTATTTAATTGGGTCCTTCTGTCATTTTAACGTCTAGAATCTGCCCATGCCTAAGGGTTACAAAAGGCAGGCAATCTTCACCTGGCACAGTGCTGAGGTGACTGTGACTGTTAGGAAGCAGGGCACATTTGCATTCTGCATAAGTTTCAGTGAACAGGGTAACCTGCAATGTGAGGGTGGCCTGTATTTCATAAGCCTTTGTTGCCTTTTTCTCAATTCCAAAGCAAACATTCTTATGAAAACACTCCCCTATGTCTTATTATGCCTTCACCATATTCTTAAATTGGAAGAGTTGAATAACAGTGgacatttttctaagtttatttattttgaaagagagagagaaagacggagacagagagcatcagtgggggagggctagcgagtgggggagaaagagaatcccaagcattctctgcaccttcagagcagagcccaacgtagagctggatctcatgaagcatgagatcatgaccggagccaaaattaaatgtcggatgtttaaccaacaggggcacccgggtgccccaaagtGGACCAACATTTtttaagactcttaaaaacttaaTGGTAAAttgatttacagaaaaagtgtat
This genomic stretch from Lynx canadensis isolate LIC74 chromosome D1, mLynCan4.pri.v2, whole genome shotgun sequence harbors:
- the LOC115525843 gene encoding olfactory receptor 5M10-like, giving the protein MSSLNHTTVTEFILLGLTDDPVLEKILFGVFLVIYLITLAGNLCMIMLIRTNSHLQTPMYFFLSHLSFVDIGYSSNITPNMLHNFLSDQKTISYAGCFTQCLLFIALVITELYMLASMALDRYVAICSPLRYTSRMSKNVCISLVMVPYTCGFLNGLSQTLLTFHLSFCGSLEINHFYCADPPLLMLACSDTYVKKMAMLVVAGLTLSSSLFIIVLSYLLIIAAILRIRSAEGRHKAFSTCGSHLTTVTLFYGTLFCMYLRTPSEKSVEESKIIAVFYTFLSPMLNPLIYSLRNKHVIHAMQQVIQGNLFHKTAV
- the LOC115526401 gene encoding LOW QUALITY PROTEIN: olfactory receptor 1030-like (The sequence of the model RefSeq protein was modified relative to this genomic sequence to represent the inferred CDS: inserted 2 bases in 2 codons); protein product: MGVVKGNIREFSPRIFISLMQYYVLGTMASDRYMAICHPLQYNSRMSRPLCICLVTAPYLXGTMVGTMQVLLTYRLSFYGHNIINHFYCADPPLLMLTGSDTYRKQAALILLIILISYIFIFTTIMRIPSSKGQCKAFSTGGSHLIAVAMFLGSLFCMYLRPAPEQSVEQXKIVAVVCIFVSLMLNLFIYSLRNKDVKQALRTGCRRNFGTMEKRCILTVSQ